Genomic segment of Deltaproteobacteria bacterium:
ATCTTCCACTTTTCAGCACTGCCACCAGGAATTTCTAAGACATAAGTCGCTGGCGATTGACTTTTTCTCTCGGAAACGGTGTGTGGCGCTGCACGATTAATTATGGAGACAACACGAAAATCATCGTCGAGAAAAATAATATCCAACTCGATATATGTATTCTTCATCCAAAAACTTCGCTCTTGACTGTCTGGAAACACAAAGAACATCCCTTCCAGCTCACCTATCTCGCGGCGATACATTAACCCCAAGCTACGAGCTGCATCGGTATTTGCTGTTTCAGCGAGAATTGCCGGCGATTTGCTGCCATCGGGATTGACAAAATGAACAGACAACTTTTCACTTTGCTCTGAACAGGCAAGATTTACAAAAAATAAGAAACCAAGAAAAACCAATAGTAGCCGATAGCGCCCAAATTGAAATCGAACCTCGCCCCTTACACCGAAAGGATGGACAAAAAACTTCACGACTATTAGCTCTTACTAGCCGTTAAAACAGATATTAGCTCGGGGACGGCTTGATACAAATCGGCTACTAAACCATAATCAGCTACATCAAAAATTGGCGCTTCTGGATCCTTATTGATGGCAACTATTGTCTTTGAACTTTTCATCCCAGCTATGTGTTGAATAGCTCCAGAAATACCGACTGCTATATATAATTTTGGCGCGACGATTTTTCCTGTTTGCCCAACCTGCCAATCGTTCGGTGCATATTCTGCATCCACAGCCGCTCGACTAGCACCTACCGCTGCTCCCAAAACATCTGCCAGCGCCACGATGTATTTCTCAAAGTTTTCTTTAGATTTTAGCGATACGCCACCACTGACAATTCTGTCTGCCTCAACCAGCTGTGGGCGCGCAGATTTTACAGTATCAAAAGACAAAAATTCCATCCCACTATCAGCACTTATGTCGATACTTAGCTCCCGTATAGGACATTCGCTAGCTCCACTTTTTGCGACATCGAAAGCCGATTGCCTTACGGTAACCACTTTCCTCGCTGTGGTAATTTCTACCGTAGCCAACACATTGCCAGCATACATCGGTCTCTTGAATCGACCTCCATCGACGAACTCTATTACATCGCTTGCCTGCCCAGCATCCAAATGTTGTGAAATTCTAGGCATGAGATCTCTACCCCGAGTATCGGCAAGCGCGAGCACTACAGTTGGAGCAAGAGTCTCCAATACTTTTTTAAATGCCAGCGCATAGTTCGTGGCTAAATAAGTTTTAAGGAGGTTATTTTTTACATACAGAACCTCATCAAGTCCAAAAGCTGCCACCTTTTTTGCAGCTTCTTCGGTTCCATCACCACCCAACAACAAACCAACCAACCCTGAATAGTTATGGGCCTTCTTAAGAAGAAGTGCTGCTTGAATAGTAGACAGCGAACCTTTAGGAACCTCTACGCCATTATTTTCAATATATGCCAGTATCACCCTACTTATCCCCTAACTAATAATTCCGAACGAGCTTGCGCTTAATACCATCTCACATCGTCCCTTAAATCACCTTCGCCTCATTACTGAGCTTATCTAGCAATTCAGCGACAGATCCCACCTTAACACCTGCTTTGCGTGGGGCAGGCGGTTGCATACTCACAATCCTCACCTTGGGCGCAGTATCTATGCCCAAACCTGATAACTCAATTACATCAAGTGGTTTCTTCTTTGCCTTTACAATTCCTGGAAGTGACGGATATCTAGGCTGATTAAGGCGCAAATCGGTAGTAACGACTGCCGGTAGCTTGATCCTAAGCGTCTCAAGCCCGCCATCTACTTCACGCACCACAGTCGCTGTGGCGAAAGAATCATCAATTACTAGCTTTGAAGCAAATGTCGCCTGGGGCAAACCAAGTCTTGCTGCAAGAAGTTGTCCAGTCTGGCTAGCATCCGAATCTATTGCCTGCTTGCC
This window contains:
- a CDS encoding electron transfer flavoprotein subunit alpha/FixB family protein encodes the protein MSRVILAYIENNGVEVPKGSLSTIQAALLLKKAHNYSGLVGLLLGGDGTEEAAKKVAAFGLDEVLYVKNNLLKTYLATNYALAFKKVLETLAPTVVLALADTRGRDLMPRISQHLDAGQASDVIEFVDGGRFKRPMYAGNVLATVEITTARKVVTVRQSAFDVAKSGASECPIRELSIDISADSGMEFLSFDTVKSARPQLVEADRIVSGGVSLKSKENFEKYIVALADVLGAAVGASRAAVDAEYAPNDWQVGQTGKIVAPKLYIAVGISGAIQHIAGMKSSKTIVAINKDPEAPIFDVADYGLVADLYQAVPELISVLTASKS
- a CDS encoding electron transfer flavoprotein subunit beta/FixA family protein — encoded protein: MAKILVPIKRVVDYETKVRIHADGNKISEDGVKWIVNPFDEIAVEEAIRLKEQKGDVEVVVASIGPDGTSEQLRTALAMGADRAIHVNTDAYIDSDAAHRILAEIYLRDSFQLVIMGKQAIDSDASQTGQLLAARLGLPQATFASKLVIDDSFATATVVREVDGGLETLRIKLPAVVTTDLRLNQPRYPSLPGIVKAKKKPLDVIELSGLGIDTAPKVRIVSMQPPAPRKAGVKVGSVAELLDKLSNEAKVI
- a CDS encoding DUF192 domain-containing protein, translating into MKFFVHPFGVRGEVRFQFGRYRLLLVFLGFLFFVNLACSEQSEKLSVHFVNPDGSKSPAILAETANTDAARSLGLMYRREIGELEGMFFVFPDSQERSFWMKNTYIELDIIFLDDDFRVVSIINRAAPHTVSERKSQSPATYVLEIPGGSAEKWK